A part of Gammaproteobacteria bacterium genomic DNA contains:
- the rnhB gene encoding ribonuclease HII gives PLIGAVVAAAVILDPSKPISGLADSKKLSEKKRDALYPEIIDKALAWSLGRAEVEEIDQLNILHASMLAMRRAVLGLKIQPQHVMVDGNRCPDLPYPMTAVVKGDSKVAAIAAASIIAKVTRDREMQQLDVQYPGYGIAGHKGYPTQEHLQALTQLGITPLHRRSFGPVKRILAGEIA, from the coding sequence ACCGCTGATCGGTGCGGTGGTTGCCGCCGCCGTGATTCTTGATCCGTCAAAGCCGATTTCCGGCTTGGCCGACTCGAAAAAGTTATCAGAAAAAAAACGCGATGCGCTGTATCCAGAAATTATCGACAAGGCATTGGCCTGGTCGTTGGGACGGGCAGAAGTCGAGGAAATTGATCAGCTCAATATTTTGCACGCCTCCATGCTGGCGATGCGTCGAGCGGTGTTGGGACTGAAAATACAGCCGCAGCATGTGATGGTCGATGGCAATCGTTGCCCGGATCTTCCTTACCCGATGACGGCAGTGGTGAAGGGGGACAGCAAAGTCGCAGCGATTGCGGCGGCGTCCATCATCGCCAAAGTGACGCGCGATCGAGAAATGCAGCAACTGGATGTTCAGTATCCGGGCTATGGCATTGCCGGTCACAAAGGTTATCCCACCCAGGAGCATTTGCAGGCGTTAACTCAGTTGGGCATTACGCCGCTGCATCGCCGCAGTTTTGGTCCGGTGAAAAGAATTCTGGCAGGAGAAATCGCGTGA
- a CDS encoding gamma-glutamylcyclotransferase codes for MSAQSCLFCYGTLQLGDVFQRVCGEKRLAQTASLADHAAYYLRDQTYPGIRAEAGKRLPGRLYQGIDIRMWQKLDAFEGEEYQRQSVQVFVPGRGGFLEAQIYTLKSGSRSQLTHQPWTLQAFRSRHLTTFLQDSF; via the coding sequence GTGAGTGCGCAAAGCTGTTTATTTTGCTACGGCACCCTGCAACTGGGTGATGTTTTTCAGCGGGTTTGTGGTGAGAAGCGCTTGGCACAGACCGCATCGTTAGCTGATCACGCTGCCTATTACCTGCGTGACCAGACCTATCCCGGTATCCGCGCTGAAGCGGGGAAGCGTTTGCCCGGACGCCTGTATCAGGGAATTGATATACGCATGTGGCAGAAACTGGATGCCTTCGAGGGTGAGGAATACCAGCGCCAGTCGGTACAGGTCTTTGTGCCCGGTCGAGGCGGTTTTCTGGAAGCGCAGATTTACACGCTGAAATCAGGTTCACGCTCGCAGCTGACTCATCAGCCCTGGACGTTGCAGGCGTTTCGTTCCAGGCACCTCACGACGTTCCTCCAGGACAGTTTTTAA
- the dnaE gene encoding DNA polymerase III subunit alpha — protein sequence MPEKFVHLHLHTEYSLVDGIVRIKPLMKAVAEKNMPAVALTDQSNMFGMVKFYKAAMGAGIKPIIGAEVWISRGQVDDAPTRLIMLCKDKKGYLNLSRLVSRSYTEGQHRGIAIVQRDWMTGMTEGLIALSGGHEGDVGRALLAGNQQDAQRLLDDWRTLFNDDYFLQLTRTGRAHEEDYLHAAVDLAMEHNVPVVATNGVVFIKAEDFEAHEVRVCINEGRSLDDPRRVKRYSEQQFLRSPEEMIELFADIPEAITNTVEIAKRCNIDVTLGKYFLPDFPVPEGMTIDEYFRVASWKGLEDRLSFLFDRNAPDFADKRKPYDERLQIELDVICNMGFPGYFLIVADFIQWSKRNGIPVGPGRGSGAGSLVAYALTITDLDPLAYDLLFERFLNPERVSMPDFDVDFCMEGRDRVIDYVAQHYGRDKVSQIITYGSMAAKAVVRDVGRALGHPYGMVDKIAKLIPFELGITLSKALEQEPLLQERYDSDEDVKILIDLALKLEGITRNAGKHAGGVVIAPTELTDFAPLYCEEGGGGLVTQFDKDDVEGVGLVKFDFLGLRTLTIIDWALKTVNARREKQGQEPIRIEAIPLNDSKTFDLLKACQTTAVFQLESRGMKDLIKRLQPDNFEDIVALVALFRPGPLGSGMVDDYINVKHKRKAAEYPHPKLEEVLEPTYGVILYQEQVMQIAQILAGYTLGGADMLRRAMGKKKPEEMAKQRQIFLEGALKNGVEEANANQIFDLMEYFSGYGFNKSHSAAYALVSYQTAWLKAYYPAEFMAAVTSSDMDNTDKVVNFIEESMAMKLTILPPDINLSQYKFTVPEDKTIRYGLGALKGVGEAAIEVIIAEREANGAFKDLFEFCRRVDLRKVNKRTLETLIRGGAMDGMGPNRASLMASLPKALQLADQAGRSSAMGQNDMFGFAAATTTQEQGTFDVVDEWRLRERLDHEREVLGFYLSGHPLDECEAEIRRLASVRIGKLTADKKRPVTLAGLVVAVRTMKNKRGQTMVFATLDDKTGRIEVGVFRNPEELLPLLVKDTIVIVKGEASHDEYSGGLRVGVNEVIPLDQARENAVRKLVIRLEAQQAGNGFVQQLAQTLGPYQQGRCPVYIDYIRPDGRGRLALSDGWRVRPAEELIEQLRKLAGKDCIELEY from the coding sequence ATGCCCGAAAAATTCGTTCATTTACATCTACATACCGAATACTCCCTGGTGGACGGCATCGTCAGAATAAAGCCGTTGATGAAGGCCGTGGCGGAGAAAAACATGCCGGCGGTCGCATTGACCGACCAGTCCAACATGTTCGGCATGGTGAAATTCTATAAGGCAGCGATGGGCGCGGGCATCAAGCCCATCATTGGCGCTGAAGTCTGGATCAGTCGCGGTCAGGTGGACGATGCGCCCACCCGTCTGATCATGTTGTGCAAGGACAAAAAAGGCTATCTGAATTTATCCCGCCTGGTGTCGCGCTCGTATACCGAGGGGCAGCACCGGGGCATCGCCATTGTGCAGCGCGACTGGATGACGGGCATGACCGAGGGGTTGATCGCATTGTCTGGTGGTCACGAAGGGGATGTGGGGCGGGCGTTGCTGGCGGGCAATCAACAGGATGCGCAGCGACTGCTGGACGACTGGCGCACCCTGTTCAATGACGATTATTTCCTGCAACTGACCCGCACCGGCCGCGCCCACGAGGAAGACTACCTGCACGCGGCGGTTGATCTGGCCATGGAGCACAACGTGCCGGTGGTGGCGACCAATGGCGTGGTGTTTATCAAAGCGGAAGATTTTGAGGCCCACGAGGTGCGCGTCTGCATCAACGAAGGCCGGTCACTGGATGATCCACGCCGGGTCAAACGTTATTCCGAGCAACAGTTTTTACGCAGTCCCGAGGAGATGATCGAGCTGTTTGCCGACATCCCCGAGGCCATCACCAACACGGTGGAAATCGCCAAGCGCTGCAACATCGACGTGACCCTGGGTAAATACTTCCTGCCCGACTTCCCCGTGCCCGAGGGCATGACCATTGACGAATATTTTCGGGTCGCGTCCTGGAAAGGGCTGGAAGATCGTCTCAGTTTTCTGTTTGACCGCAATGCGCCGGACTTTGCCGACAAGCGCAAACCCTATGACGAGCGCCTGCAGATTGAACTCGATGTTATCTGCAACATGGGATTTCCCGGCTACTTTCTGATCGTTGCCGACTTTATCCAGTGGTCCAAGCGCAACGGCATCCCGGTGGGGCCGGGGCGTGGTTCCGGTGCCGGCTCGTTGGTAGCATATGCGCTGACCATTACCGATCTGGACCCGCTGGCCTACGATCTGCTGTTCGAGCGATTTTTGAATCCCGAACGTGTGTCCATGCCTGACTTTGACGTCGACTTCTGCATGGAAGGCCGCGATCGGGTCATCGACTACGTGGCACAGCATTATGGTCGCGACAAGGTGTCGCAGATCATCACCTACGGTTCCATGGCGGCCAAGGCGGTGGTGCGTGACGTGGGCCGTGCGTTGGGTCATCCCTATGGCATGGTTGACAAAATCGCCAAGCTGATTCCGTTTGAATTAGGCATCACCCTGAGCAAGGCGCTGGAGCAGGAGCCGCTGCTGCAGGAGCGCTACGACTCGGATGAAGACGTTAAAATTCTGATTGATCTGGCACTCAAGCTCGAAGGCATTACCCGTAACGCTGGCAAGCACGCCGGGGGCGTGGTGATCGCGCCCACCGAGCTGACCGACTTCGCGCCGCTGTACTGTGAAGAAGGTGGCGGCGGTCTGGTGACCCAGTTCGACAAGGACGACGTCGAGGGCGTCGGTCTGGTGAAGTTCGACTTCCTGGGTCTGCGCACCCTGACCATCATCGACTGGGCACTGAAAACCGTGAATGCCCGTCGTGAAAAGCAGGGGCAGGAACCGATCCGCATCGAAGCCATCCCTCTTAATGACAGCAAGACCTTTGATCTGCTCAAAGCCTGTCAGACCACGGCGGTATTCCAGCTCGAATCGCGCGGCATGAAGGATCTGATCAAACGTCTGCAGCCGGATAATTTCGAAGACATCGTCGCCCTGGTAGCGCTGTTCCGTCCCGGTCCGTTGGGCTCGGGCATGGTGGACGATTACATCAACGTCAAGCACAAGCGCAAGGCCGCCGAATATCCGCATCCCAAGCTCGAAGAAGTATTGGAGCCCACCTACGGGGTTATCCTCTACCAGGAGCAGGTAATGCAGATCGCGCAGATCCTGGCTGGTTATACTCTCGGCGGCGCTGACATGCTGCGTCGCGCCATGGGTAAGAAAAAACCGGAAGAAATGGCCAAGCAGCGGCAGATTTTCCTCGAGGGTGCGCTGAAAAACGGTGTGGAAGAAGCCAACGCCAATCAGATCTTCGATTTGATGGAATACTTCTCCGGCTACGGTTTTAACAAATCGCACTCGGCCGCTTACGCGCTGGTGTCGTATCAGACCGCCTGGCTGAAAGCCTACTATCCCGCAGAATTCATGGCAGCGGTAACCTCGTCGGACATGGACAACACCGACAAGGTGGTTAACTTCATCGAAGAATCCATGGCGATGAAATTGACCATCCTGCCGCCGGACATCAATTTGTCGCAGTACAAATTCACCGTGCCGGAAGATAAAACCATTCGCTATGGTCTGGGGGCTCTTAAAGGCGTAGGCGAAGCGGCGATTGAGGTCATCATCGCCGAGCGTGAAGCCAACGGCGCGTTCAAGGATTTGTTCGAATTCTGCCGTCGTGTGGATTTACGCAAGGTCAACAAGCGCACCCTGGAAACCCTGATTCGTGGCGGCGCGATGGACGGCATGGGACCGAATCGCGCCTCATTGATGGCGTCATTGCCCAAGGCTTTGCAACTGGCCGATCAGGCCGGGCGCTCCAGTGCCATGGGGCAGAATGACATGTTTGGTTTCGCCGCAGCGACCACCACTCAGGAGCAGGGAACATTTGATGTCGTCGATGAGTGGCGCTTGCGCGAAAGGCTGGATCACGAGCGTGAAGTGCTGGGATTTTATCTCAGCGGTCATCCGCTGGACGAATGCGAAGCTGAAATCCGCCGTTTGGCCAGCGTGCGCATCGGTAAACTGACTGCCGACAAAAAACGGCCGGTGACACTGGCAGGATTGGTGGTGGCGGTGCGCACCATGAAAAACAAGCGCGGCCAGACCATGGTGTTTGCCACGCTGGATGACAAAACCGGCCGAATCGAAGTGGGCGTGTTTCGCAATCCGGAAGAACTGCTGCCGCTGCTGGTAAAAGACACCATCGTGATCGTGAAAGGCGAGGCCAGTCATGACGAGTATTCCGGCGGGTTGCGCGTTGGCGTCAACGAAGTGATTCCCCTGGATCAGGCGCGCGAAAACGCGGTGCGCAAACTGGTCATTCGTCTGGAAGCACAGCAGGCGGGGAACGGTTTTGTCCAGCAATTGGCGCAAACCCTGGGGCCTTACCAGCAGGGACGGTGCCCGGTGTACATAGACTACATTCGCCCTGATGGACGTGGTAGATTGGCGTTATCTGATGGCTGGCGCGTTCGACCTGCTGAGGAATTGATCGAACAGTTGCGCAAACTGGCCGGGAAAGATTGCATAGAACTTGAGTACTAG
- the accA gene encoding acetyl-CoA carboxylase carboxyl transferase subunit alpha translates to MFLNYLDFEQPIAELEAKIEELRRVGHDTEINISDEIERLESKCKSLTKEIFAKLTPWQISQLARHPKRPYTLDYINRIFTDFEELHGDRAFSDDAAIVGGIARLNGRPVMVIGQQKGRDTKEKVRRNFGMPRPEGYRKALRLMHMAERFKMPIATFIDTPGAYPGIDAEERGQSEAIARNLLEMSNLRTPIVVTVIGEGGSGGALAIGVGDRVNMLQYSTYSVISPEGCASILWKSAERASDAAEALGITSDRLKSLGLIDEIIEEPLGSAHRNVDQIALKVKETLVKSFDQLRSLPTETLLERRYQRLMKHGTFKTV, encoded by the coding sequence ATGTTTCTGAACTATCTAGATTTTGAACAGCCCATCGCCGAATTGGAAGCGAAGATCGAAGAGCTGCGTCGTGTGGGTCATGACACGGAAATTAACATTTCCGACGAGATCGAGCGTCTGGAGTCAAAGTGCAAGAGTCTCACCAAGGAGATTTTTGCCAAATTGACGCCCTGGCAGATTTCCCAGTTGGCGCGTCATCCCAAGCGTCCGTACACGCTGGATTACATCAATCGTATTTTTACCGATTTTGAAGAATTGCACGGCGATCGCGCGTTTTCTGACGATGCGGCCATCGTGGGCGGTATTGCTCGTCTGAACGGTCGTCCAGTGATGGTGATAGGTCAGCAAAAAGGCCGTGATACCAAAGAGAAAGTTCGTCGTAATTTCGGCATGCCGCGTCCCGAAGGTTATCGCAAGGCGCTGCGTTTGATGCACATGGCCGAGCGTTTCAAAATGCCGATTGCCACGTTTATCGATACGCCCGGTGCCTATCCCGGTATCGATGCGGAAGAGCGCGGCCAGTCTGAGGCCATTGCGCGCAATCTGCTGGAAATGTCCAATTTGCGCACACCCATCGTCGTTACGGTGATTGGTGAAGGTGGTTCCGGTGGTGCCTTGGCGATTGGTGTGGGTGACCGCGTCAACATGCTGCAATACAGCACTTACTCGGTGATTTCGCCCGAAGGTTGTGCCTCCATTCTGTGGAAGAGTGCCGAGCGCGCCAGCGATGCTGCCGAGGCGTTGGGCATTACCTCTGATCGTTTGAAGTCACTGGGCCTGATCGATGAAATTATCGAGGAGCCACTGGGTTCTGCGCACCGCAATGTCGATCAGATCGCGTTGAAGGTGAAAGAAACCCTGGTG